ACAATCGCGCCTTCAACCACAAACTTATTCGCATTCTTCAGCGGCTCACCAATCAGAATGGCAATCTCCGTCTCGTAATGCACTTCGCCATAATCCAGCGGAATCTCCAGCGGTTCAGCCATATCTGCCAGCGCAGTAGAAGGCTTCATAAACAACATTGGCTGGCTGGGTACAGGGTTATCTAACTCAGCGGCATGCTCCGCATAGTTACGCCCGACACAGATCACTTTACCAACCGGCAGTTCAACGGCTGTACCATCCACATACTGATGTTTATATTGCATAGCTGATCCCGTTCTGTTGTTTATGCGCCAAGATCATACTCCGCACCACTTAAGACCTCAACGCGCAGATAGTCATATAAGCCACCAAAACAAGACCCTAAACTGATCGCGACATCCGGCAAACTCAGCAGTGACAACGCCCTGCGGAATACCTATTATTGGCTCACATTTAATTAACAGGAATACCGCCATGTTGCAGGTAAACGAATATTTTGAAGGCGCCGTAAAATCTATCGGCTTTGAAAACGGTGAAGGTCAGGTAACATCCGGCGTAATGGCTGCTGGCGAATACACCTTCGGTACCTCTCAGGACGAACTGATGAAAGTCATGAGCGGCGAACTGATCGTAAAACTGCCAGGTGAAGAAAACTGGCAGACATTCGCTTCCGGTAGCGAATTCAACGTTGCAGCCAACCAGTCTTTCGAAGTGAAGGTTGCCGCACCAACTGCATATCTTTGCTACTACAGCTAATACGGCTGCGTTAGCCCAAACGCTGATAGCCTATTAAGCTGGCCAGTCATGAAGCTAATCAGTAAAGCACTGGTTAGCTTCATACATCAAAACAACCTTAGCTACGCAGAAGCCAAAACAGACTACCTGGCTATTTCCCGAGCCATTAGCAGATCACGCTGAGCATCATCACCCAACTGAAACACATGCTCGCCCACTTCTTTAAAGCCATTCTTTTCATAAAAACGAATCGCCCTGGGATTATGCTCCCATACCCCGAGCCAGATAATATCCGTGTCGCTCTCACCAACACAACCATCGCCACCACCTTCAGCTGCAGCAAGCACTGCATTCATAAGACCCTGAGCAACGCCCTGCCCCTGCCAGCCATTCAACACATATAAGCGATGTAACTCCGCAGGGCATGTAGCATCAACGCTTTCCTTATGAGACAACACCAACAACTGTGCAAAACCCACTAACTTGCCGTCCACTTCAGCAACAAAAGTCACGTAGTTAGTGTCGAGTAATTCTTGACGCTGAATATCACCACTGAAGCTATCCCGGCAATAAAGATCCATATCCTCAGTGCCGTCATCAAGCGTAAATGTATCGCGGAACGTCTGTTCAGCAAGCTGAGCTAAAGCATCCGCATCATCGAGGTTTGCGGGTCTGATAGTTGTCATTGAAAGTGAGTCCCTTCATCTGGAAGAACAATTGTTTTGGCTATTTTACTCTTAGAAAACATCACTGCCACAAGAGCAAAAACTTACTCGAAACAAAGATGCATTAAACTCGTAGAACAGCTATTCATAAAATAGCTCGCTAGGTAAACGTGAAAAAAGACTAACTGTGTAACGAGACCTGCAATATCAGATTGTGGATAACAATAACTAGAGCACATCCAGAAGCCAGCCTAACAGGCTAAGGCCCTGATGATTCAAACCTCCAGCAGAACCAACAAACGAAGGTGCAAATATGGAACGTGTCACAGGAATTGGAGGGTTCTTTTTTAAAGCTGCAAACCCTGAAGAACTCGGGCAATGGTACAAAGATCATCTTGGCATCGATTTAGCGCCTCAGCACACAGGCGGATTACCCTGGCAGCAAGACGCAGGTTTCACAGTATTTGATCCTTTTACAAACAACAATCCAATGATCCCTGCAGGCAAGACCTGGATGATCAATTTTCGGGTGAATGACCTGAGCAAGATGATAGGACAGCTACAGTCAGCTGAAATCACAGTCAGCGATATTGAAGATTATCCACATGGAAAGTTTGCCACCCTGACAGACCCCGAAGGAAACGTCATTCAGCTTTGGCAGCCACCAACGGGTTAAAAAGACATAGCTGTTAGGGACACATAACATAAGTAAGGCCGGGTAGAATCAGCGACTAATTATTACTTTTACCCGGTTTCATTAATCCCTGGTACTCTCTTGAATACCTTTATCGGACCTGTAATCCAGTTACAGTTAGTTCTGATAAAGAGACGCCTGTATGCAGTCGATAAATTTCGTCCAAAGAACCATCCGCATACATAGCTTCAAGCGCCTCATCCAAACGTTCCATTTGCATCTGATATTTCGGATTAAATGAAGGATATAAAGCTTCGGTATCATATACAGGCAACATTGGTTTCAGCGGTAATTGAAGATCTTGTATAAGCTTCTGCATCACCAATAAATCAGCAAACACAAGATCAAGCCGCTTCCCGGCAATCATTCGTCCTGCAATGGCTTCCGACTGTACCCATTCAATTACCTGAAACTCTGCACTGAGAATTTGCTTTGAATATTGAAATCCTTTTATCAGAGCCAGCCTTTTATCCAGTAATTTATTAAGGCTTTTATACTCACCATAATCGCTGTTGCTTCGCTGCCAAAGTGCCCGAAAATGCACGGCATTTGGATACTTTCCATGAACAAGTTCAGGCCGTTCTGGAGTATCCATTGTGAAATGATACTCGCCTGCCTGGACCATAATCAGACAGCGCTGCCAGGGCAAACTATCGAAGAGCACCTTAAAGCCCGCTCTATTTGCTGCCGCCTTAATGATATCCACACTGATTCCAGTAGGCTCTCCTTCCACGGTGTACGAATAAGGCGACCATTCAGCAAAACATGCTTTTAATTCATCAGCTAAAGATAACGACGACACACTCAACAAAACAACTGCAAAAACCAGACGGCGAGTCAGGTAGTCAAAAAAAGTGTGCATACACCTATCCTTTAGCTATCACATTATTTTTATATTTCTCTGCCATAAGCCATATATACATAAGCAGACCTATACTCAGCCCCACTCGTTAAAATAGCAACATAATGGAATTTAGCAGCCCTATTCACTCGAAAGTCTACCAACAATCAATAGGTTATGAAGGCCACTCATAATATAGTGAATTTTTTTCCACTCAGAACAACATCCATCAATCCAAAAGCGACATATTTATGCTAATATGCGCCCCCTGATTGATGTAATCCATCTGTGACTATGGTTTACATAGGTTTCGGCACGAGACTGAACAGTCAGACCCCACAATTAGACATACTAATGAGTTTCGGAAATGAGCCAACATACACCTCTGGATAAAAGCAAAATCAAAATTTTGCTGTTAGAGGGCGTCCACCAGTCCGCACTGGATACGCTAAACGCACAAGGTTACACCAACATTGAATATCTGACCGGCTCATTACCGGAAGATGAGCTGATTGAACGTATTAAAGATGTACGTTTTATAGGTATTCGTTCCCGCACTCAATTAACAGAAAAGGTTTTTGCTGCAGCAGAAAAACTGATTTCTGTCGGCTGTTTCTGCATAGGCACCAACCAGGTAGACCTGAATGCAGCGATCAAGCGCGGTGTGGCTGTATTCAACGCTCCTTATTCTAACACCCGCTCTGTAGCTGAGCTGGTGATTGCTCAATCGATTCTGCTGTTACGTGGCGTCCCTGAGAAAAGTGCCAAAGCACACCGGGGTATCTGGCAGAAGTCGGCTAAAAACTCATTTGAAATCCGTGGTAAGAAACTCGGGATTGTCGGTTACGGTAGCATCGGTTCGCAGCTGAGTGTTATGGCTGAATCACTGGGTATGGAAGTTTGCTTCTATGACACTGTAACTAAGCTGCCACTGGGTAATGCCTCTCAGGTAGGTTCCATGAAAGAGCTGTTGAATACCTGCGATATTATTTCATTGCATGTACCTGAAACCCGGGCGACCAAGAATATGATGGGCCCTAAACAGTTTGCTGAAATGAAGCCTGGTTCGATCTTTATCAACGCTGCCCGCGGGACGGTAGTCGATATCGATGCACTCTGTGGTGCATTAAGCGAACAGCGCTTGCTGGGCGCCGCTATTGACGTATTCCCGATTGAGCCACGTACTAATGATGATGAATTCATCTCGCCATTACGTGAGTTCGACAATGTTATTCTGACGCCTCACGTGGGTGGTTCCACCATGGAAGCGCAGCAGAACATTGGTTACGAAGTTGCAGAGAAGCTTATTAAATACAGCGATAACGGCACCTCTGTCAGCTCGGTTAACTTCCCGGAAGTTGCTTTACCAGAGCACCCGGATGTTCACCGTCTGTTACACGTTCACGAGAACAAGCCGGGTGTACTAACGGCAATCAACGAAGTGTTCTCTGAAAACAACATCAACATCAGTGGTCAGTATCTGCAGACTAACGAAAGTGTTGGTTACGTGGTTATCGAAGTAGATGCCGACTGTTCTGATATGGCCTTGTATAAGCTGAAGCATGTACCAGGCACTATTCGCTGTCGCCGTCTGGTATAAACATTTTCGGCTAAACGCCTGAATCAAAAAAGCATTGCTCTGGCAGTGCTTTTTTTTTGGCAAAAAAGTCTTCAGCAATGATCTACATCTCACATTGGGCAGCCAGACTACCCAAGCTGACAGACGGTACTTTTCGAATACGACTTTTCTGCTAAATCCCTCCGAAAGCCCCGTCATTTCAGCCAATAACGACCTATATGATTAAATTCTGTGCAGTTTTTATTTTCAGCCGACTGTATATATATTATTCTATATGTATATCTCTAAAAACGTGCTGCATATCGGAACATGCCGGCACAGGAAACACGATTAAGAGTCGATGGAGTGATATCGAAGATGGAAAATAAGCGTTTATGCAGTGATTGCTTCCTGCTGGTACGTCGTCAACTGGTCACCTTGCACGACAACCTGGTTGAAAGAAACCATGTATTCAACGACACCATTTATGAATGCCAGGCATGTAAACACATGATCCGGCTTTCACATGTGCCACATCAGTGGAGCGTAATGGAGCCTGTTGAAGCAGAAGAAGTTCATCATAATGCGAAGACCGCCTGATCACTGAAAACCAGCCTGCCTAGCAGGCTGTTTTTTTATCTGCTGAACGCCTCAGCACAGCTTTCTACACTCTGTAGAAAAGCCCTTAAAACAGTTCAATTAATAGACAAAAACGGCCAAATGACGCAGCTGGCAGTTCCGAAGTAAACACCCAGAGAATCTACACAGCTTTATCCACAGATATTCTGTATAACTTTACACTTTGGTGTGGTCACACCTATATGCATAAGCTGTCAGCGCCTGATCCTCAGACCAGTCGAGAATCTAACAAGGGATTCCAAACATCCAAAGCACTCAGTAGCAACTCCGTACTTATTACATTACTGATTGGACGCTAACAAAAACTGCTTAAGTGTGACGTTTGAACGGGCAAGGCCTAACTTCTCGCGGATATTTCTGCGGTGAAAATCTATGGTACTTTTCTCCAGGTGCATATTTTGCGCAATCACTTTACTGGATAAGCCATTACCAATCGCCACTGCCACTTGCTGTTCTGTCGGGGTCAGTTGCGCCAGTGAGGTATTTTGCGGATGCCGTAACGCGCCTAAATGCTCCCTGATATGCCCCAGGCAATCCAGCTGCTGCTGGGTTAAGCCGCTCTTTTCCAGTTTACGCAGCCAGGGCTGGACGATGTGTTCAATGCTGGCATAGATCTCTGTTTCCAGCGCTTGCTTATCTTGCTCGCGCTGATTCAGCAGTACCCGCATGGCGGTGTTAATTTCTTCCAGATCATTGGCCCGGGCCCGCACTTCAAAACGCTGCTGCTGTAGCGCCTGCTCCAGTGTTTGCTGTTCTGAACGCTGCTGCTGATGCTGATAAAGAAACTTCAGGTCACCGTTCACCAGTTCCTGAAACTCTTCCATTAGCCCCTTGTATTGCTTAGCTTGCAGGTTATGCCGGGTATCAAGCACACATAAGGTTCCGAAGGGCTCATTGTCCGGCCAGCTCAGTGGATAACCCAGATAAAACGACAGCCCCAGCACCATATCGGGATTGTCTTTCCAGTCTTTCTCCAGCTGTGCATCGGTGACTAAAAGCGGCTCACGGGTTTCGATTACCCGGTCGCAATACAGACCACAGTTACGCGGGCTTTCTTCATGGGCACGGTAAGGGTTACCGGTGGTGTCACTGCTCACCAGCATTTCGATATCCCGGGGTTTAATCCGGGTAATAAGCGCGGCGGGCGTATCAGTCATACGCCCCATCAGGTCCACCAGACGCTGCCATCGGGCCAGCATTGGTGCCGGAATATCAGGTTTTACCTGCGACATTACAAAAACCTCTGCTGTTATTTTTATAGGTTTTTATAGCGTGCTACAAAGGCACGGTTGCTTACATATTACTAAGCAATACCGCTTTAAGAAAGAAGCCCGGATAAACCGGGCTTCTGTTGATGATCTTTCAGTACGTCACTATGCAACTTACGGGCAGGGATTAGAATGCTGTTTCGTCAGCAGTTCCAGCTGTTCCGCCAGTTCTGCTGATAGACGCATATCGAAGGCATCGATATTGCTTTCCAGCTGTTGCATTTGCGTTGCGCCAATAATGGTACTGGCAACAAAGTCTTTGCTATCCACATATGCCAGAGCCATTTGCGCCGGATTCCAGCCATGCTGTTGCGCCAGAGATACGTAGTCCCGCGTAGCGGCGATACCTGCCGATTGAATGTAACGGCCAAACTGTTTGTATAAAGTCAGGCGGGCACCTTCCGGCCACTGATCATCCAGATACTTACCTGACAATACACCGAAGCCCAGCGGTGAATACGGCAGCATAGGCACGTTTTCACGTATTAACACTTCCGTTAAACCCACTTCATCAGAACGGTTCAGTAAGCTGTAAGGGTTTTGCACACTGACAACCTTAGGCAAGCCAAGCAGTTCAGCGTATTTAACAAAGTTCATCACACCCCAGGGGGTTTCATTAGATAAACCGATGTAACGCACCTTACCTTCATCCACCAGCGCTTTAAGTACTTTTAACGTATCCAGCATGGCGGTGCCGTCATGCTCAGGCTTATGCGTATAGTTCAGCTGGCCAAAGAAATTAGTGGCTCGGTCTGGCCAGTGCAGCTGATACAGGTCGATATAATCTGTCTGTAAACGCTGCAGGCTGCCTTCTACTGCGGCTCGGATATTGGTTTCATCAAAATGAATATCAGGGCGCATAAAGCGGGTCATTTCCGCAGGGCCGGCCACTTTAGTCGCCAGGATAACCTGATCACGGTTACCTCTTTCCTGCATCCAGCGGCCAATAATCGCTTCGGTCTGCCCCTGTAAACTTTCGTTCACCGGGGCCGGATAGACTTCGGCGGTATCAACAAAATTCACACCGCGCTCAAACGCATAATCCAGCTGCGCAAATGCCTCTGCCTCAGTGTTGTCCTGCGAGTATGTCATGGTACCTAAACACACCCGGCTTACTTTCAGATCACTGTCGCCCAACTGGTTATAACGCATAGCCTATCCTCTTAATGCTGCTGCGGTTATACCGGCAGCAGACGTACAAAGTATGATTTCAGGTAGTCCGTTTCAGGAATCGCCGGATGTATCGGATGGTCTCCACCCTGATGTCCCTGATCAAAGATCTGTGCCTGACGGTCAAGTGCTCGGCTTTCAGAACGGATCATATCCACCAGACGGTCACGCTGCAGGTGCATAGAACAAGACGCTGACACCAGCAGACCATTCTTCGCTACCAGACGCATCGCAAGCTGGTTCATACGGCGGTACGCCTGTTCACCGTTACGGATATCTTTACGCTTCTGGATAAAGGCTGGCGGATCAAGAATAACCACATCGAACTTCTCGCCTTCTTCCAGCAGCATCTTGCAGCCCTCAAATGCGTCGCCCTGCATCGTCGTGAAACGGTCAGCCGCTTCGTTAATCCGTGCATTTTCTTCTGCTACATCCAGTGCGAACTCAGAGGCATCCAGACAAGTCACGTGATCAGCACCGGCAGCCAGCGCCTGTACACCCCAGCCACCTACGTAGCTGAACAAATCCAGTACTTTTTTGCCGGCAACATGCTGCTGCATGCGCGCACGGTTTAAACGGTGGTCGTAGAACCAGCCGGTCTTCTGTCCGGTCTTAACCGGCGCCACCAGCGGTACGCCATTTTCCATCAACGGTGCCAGATCAGGCACTTCGCCGTATACAGTTTCAACGTAGCTTTCCAGGCCTTCCATATCGCGCATCTTGCCGTCGTTACGGAACAGTACACCCTGAGGTTTAAAGACTTTCAGCAGTGCTGCCAGAATTTCATCTTTAAGCGCTTCCATACCTGCAGTCGAAATCTGTACGACAAAAATATCGAAATAGCGATCGATTACTAACCCGGAAAGCCCGTCACTATCGCCAAATACCAGGCGGTAACATGGCTGATCGAAGCAGGCTTCACGCAGCGAAAGAGCAATCTTTAAGCGATGAACCAGTAAAGACTGATCCATCGTCTGCTTAGCTGTACGGCTAATTAAACGGGCACAAATCAGCGTATTCGGGTTTACATAGGCAACACCCAGCGCTTTACCGTTAGCCGTTTCTACCACTACCTGCTCGCCTGCAGCGAACTGTTTCAGTGGCGTCGCCTTAGTATTTACTTCGTTGCTGTAGATCCAGACATGGCCACCGCGCAAACGTTTATCTGCGCCACTGTTTAATCGTAATACTTGCAAAATTCATCCACTCTCTGATTACAGCAACCGCTAACTACCGGTTACAGATAACGGTATCCGCGATACCGTAAAAACAACAAAGCCCCGCCGACAGGCGAGGCTCAACTTTGAAGCTTAAGACTTACTCTTCAGCTTCACACAGTTCAGCATAAACTTCAGCATCCAGCAGTGCATCCAGCTCTTCCTGAGAACCAACACGCATCTGGAAGAACCAGCCATCACCGTAAGGATCGCCGTTCACCTGTTCAGGCTCATCTTCAAGCGCTTCGTTAACAGCAATCACTTCACCGGTCAGTGGCGCATATATATCAGATGCAGCTTTAACAGACTCAACCACACCCATGTCGTCGCCCAAAGCAAACTCTGAACCTACTTCAGGCAATTCCACAAATACTACATCACCCAGCAGCTCCTGCGCGTGATCAGTAACACCGATAGTAACCACCCCGTCGCCTTCATGACGAATCCACTCATGGCTGGCCACATATTTTAATTCGCTAGGGATATCACTCATTTCTCTGTTCCTAAATGACAGTTAAAAACCGGTCCTTTCCGACACTGAAAAGGCACTACAACTTCAAACATATTACGTATGTATTGCAGATGCATGATTGTATTGGCAATCAGGCATCATATATTTCTAGACCATCTTTAAAGTGATAGCCAGTTGTCACTAATCAGACCAGTGACAAGGTCAATAATTCGCTAAACAGCAGCTTTGTCTCAGATCATTCCAGACTATATTTATGCACTGTTTCAAACGCGGCTATTCTACCTGCCA
The DNA window shown above is from Aliamphritea ceti and carries:
- the ppnP gene encoding pyrimidine/purine nucleoside phosphorylase; amino-acid sequence: MLQVNEYFEGAVKSIGFENGEGQVTSGVMAAGEYTFGTSQDELMKVMSGELIVKLPGEENWQTFASGSEFNVAANQSFEVKVAAPTAYLCYYS
- a CDS encoding GNAT family N-acetyltransferase, with the translated sequence MTTIRPANLDDADALAQLAEQTFRDTFTLDDGTEDMDLYCRDSFSGDIQRQELLDTNYVTFVAEVDGKLVGFAQLLVLSHKESVDATCPAELHRLYVLNGWQGQGVAQGLMNAVLAAAEGGGDGCVGESDTDIIWLGVWEHNPRAIRFYEKNGFKEVGEHVFQLGDDAQRDLLMAREIAR
- a CDS encoding VOC family protein, whose translation is MERVTGIGGFFFKAANPEELGQWYKDHLGIDLAPQHTGGLPWQQDAGFTVFDPFTNNNPMIPAGKTWMINFRVNDLSKMIGQLQSAEITVSDIEDYPHGKFATLTDPEGNVIQLWQPPTG
- a CDS encoding substrate-binding periplasmic protein codes for the protein MHTFFDYLTRRLVFAVVLLSVSSLSLADELKACFAEWSPYSYTVEGEPTGISVDIIKAAANRAGFKVLFDSLPWQRCLIMVQAGEYHFTMDTPERPELVHGKYPNAVHFRALWQRSNSDYGEYKSLNKLLDKRLALIKGFQYSKQILSAEFQVIEWVQSEAIAGRMIAGKRLDLVFADLLVMQKLIQDLQLPLKPMLPVYDTEALYPSFNPKYQMQMERLDEALEAMYADGSLDEIYRLHTGVSLSELTVTGLQVR
- the serA gene encoding phosphoglycerate dehydrogenase — its product is MSQHTPLDKSKIKILLLEGVHQSALDTLNAQGYTNIEYLTGSLPEDELIERIKDVRFIGIRSRTQLTEKVFAAAEKLISVGCFCIGTNQVDLNAAIKRGVAVFNAPYSNTRSVAELVIAQSILLLRGVPEKSAKAHRGIWQKSAKNSFEIRGKKLGIVGYGSIGSQLSVMAESLGMEVCFYDTVTKLPLGNASQVGSMKELLNTCDIISLHVPETRATKNMMGPKQFAEMKPGSIFINAARGTVVDIDALCGALSEQRLLGAAIDVFPIEPRTNDDEFISPLREFDNVILTPHVGGSTMEAQQNIGYEVAEKLIKYSDNGTSVSSVNFPEVALPEHPDVHRLLHVHENKPGVLTAINEVFSENNINISGQYLQTNESVGYVVIEVDADCSDMALYKLKHVPGTIRCRRLV
- a CDS encoding LuxR C-terminal-related transcriptional regulator, producing the protein MSQVKPDIPAPMLARWQRLVDLMGRMTDTPAALITRIKPRDIEMLVSSDTTGNPYRAHEESPRNCGLYCDRVIETREPLLVTDAQLEKDWKDNPDMVLGLSFYLGYPLSWPDNEPFGTLCVLDTRHNLQAKQYKGLMEEFQELVNGDLKFLYQHQQQRSEQQTLEQALQQQRFEVRARANDLEEINTAMRVLLNQREQDKQALETEIYASIEHIVQPWLRKLEKSGLTQQQLDCLGHIREHLGALRHPQNTSLAQLTPTEQQVAVAIGNGLSSKVIAQNMHLEKSTIDFHRRNIREKLGLARSNVTLKQFLLASNQ
- a CDS encoding NADP(H)-dependent aldo-keto reductase — protein: MRYNQLGDSDLKVSRVCLGTMTYSQDNTEAEAFAQLDYAFERGVNFVDTAEVYPAPVNESLQGQTEAIIGRWMQERGNRDQVILATKVAGPAEMTRFMRPDIHFDETNIRAAVEGSLQRLQTDYIDLYQLHWPDRATNFFGQLNYTHKPEHDGTAMLDTLKVLKALVDEGKVRYIGLSNETPWGVMNFVKYAELLGLPKVVSVQNPYSLLNRSDEVGLTEVLIRENVPMLPYSPLGFGVLSGKYLDDQWPEGARLTLYKQFGRYIQSAGIAATRDYVSLAQQHGWNPAQMALAYVDSKDFVASTIIGATQMQQLESNIDAFDMRLSAELAEQLELLTKQHSNPCP
- a CDS encoding class I SAM-dependent rRNA methyltransferase, with amino-acid sequence MQVLRLNSGADKRLRGGHVWIYSNEVNTKATPLKQFAAGEQVVVETANGKALGVAYVNPNTLICARLISRTAKQTMDQSLLVHRLKIALSLREACFDQPCYRLVFGDSDGLSGLVIDRYFDIFVVQISTAGMEALKDEILAALLKVFKPQGVLFRNDGKMRDMEGLESYVETVYGEVPDLAPLMENGVPLVAPVKTGQKTGWFYDHRLNRARMQQHVAGKKVLDLFSYVGGWGVQALAAGADHVTCLDASEFALDVAEENARINEAADRFTTMQGDAFEGCKMLLEEGEKFDVVILDPPAFIQKRKDIRNGEQAYRRMNQLAMRLVAKNGLLVSASCSMHLQRDRLVDMIRSESRALDRQAQIFDQGHQGGDHPIHPAIPETDYLKSYFVRLLPV
- the gcvH gene encoding glycine cleavage system protein GcvH; amino-acid sequence: MSDIPSELKYVASHEWIRHEGDGVVTIGVTDHAQELLGDVVFVELPEVGSEFALGDDMGVVESVKAASDIYAPLTGEVIAVNEALEDEPEQVNGDPYGDGWFFQMRVGSQEELDALLDAEVYAELCEAEE